In a single window of the Drosophila subpulchrella strain 33 F10 #4 breed RU33 chromosome X, RU_Dsub_v1.1 Primary Assembly, whole genome shotgun sequence genome:
- the LOC119556233 gene encoding neurogenic protein mastermind isoform X1, whose protein sequence is MSTLGGSRGERNAKPKFTALDINRMYKNSRGESSEPSAQKNQVPRKHGMQILGKVPSARRPPANLPSLKAETHTSSNNNLLVSVEGATSGGSGAGGSAGSGAAGTNTSHNNTTAHSGSSGAGGGAGSGGGAASSSAGGHPTQQQAHTQHHHNNNIGLGLNAGKFVNSNNSSSNNNAGISGGGNKNRLINNSVGSSGGGGAGGSGGGGSSGVGGGGGPGSGSGGHSVNSPKTWSAITTGHERVSGGQHFGRQQQQVVPHYQSPQFQYEFPTLDGTVGSGAGGGSGTGVGSGAGAGKGHYQNQAHHAGHQNHHQHQQHHQQHQQHHHQQQQHHRDYHHGHGRQYGHHSHRDYRDGSDDVGGGSSELGELSLRPQNDTAAWLQQQEKAAKVAAAAAADQGLNLQGPVHHQMGGNGGAGGGSGGAVPLPILSLMPSFMRSGAPLPATGATAASILAGGSMDSGALPSAPYQNGILGARSASPAVVGSGGFRAATVIPKRPPTSSSPTQSGLGIGGSPTPPQSQQQANGGGGVGAGRKDKDYVVEPEVAQMQRPIIREEDLERLNAIAKDDSWTKQDDIDYTKKLTFSDDESTPEEHQGQGKQHGSAQQQSQGSSSVLAGNDQRKLSASTTSWQRGKESTEREQPSEVNQDQQQQQQQQQLQLQQQQQQQQEIRQQNGHRGSSGNVGAPVAGGIALDASVYERVKLRKEEEERREMERKQAAAKKLQELEMKMNSKKAAAAALAGAEAGALSSSGSTSLSNDVAPPSAPLGNVSEDEGGGQGGGAGLHRRPRGSISSLGSGVTPTGGAGGVGGGVSASSSAGGDYGQKTFLTHFQSNLPPRFQRQQQQQQQQLPRLEKSASASSAFDSNSRYLQKGGVSGGAGASGGAPTNAGQGRSISGGYAQRGASVVGSGGGGYGRNRHDSSSAREDQELEQQQQRFTRGQDYRQVQALPRSISENSHRKTSVSSAGDDVLGGSCSSWAEQTDAEQKVHHRHREESFSSSHSHDSAVQIKILQRPARQPSLSEESSTQQKQLPASPQQQKTLVTEPMPTQILRRSVEIEKTGEERADDKSALESEDKSKAASAGGKVDEDKSGNKRPSPRSAAACGGRGGGGRSYTSGSGGSAVGSGSSYRGQRSASDWGSNRSSGRRYYGSGGEQSEHSEDVDEECYSSGGGGAGGAARRSPKEAGGTASNSGQAAANKAGFSPRGEPSRRGRGGLSSGGGGGGSASGYRRQPVGTGSAGGSGSGGAGRSYGRLGYEEYGKQQRTSESDADLDKTKQNQLALSAGLHKPSKDDKDSSALSGEEKDKTATLAPAHNTALLAKDELQKDAAGRLPPGLSPAGSVVGSVTATSSSVAVPGSADKKKGESCAVVGGEKVAGSKLPAIGEKASLGAVGSGPSTNLLLDAGAPVNTIIFENSTYKQQAAAAAVVVTKPGALSVSSGGATMTVDSLSSALSQMSFGGKATAPGAGEDSQDMKLGFSFGDDPTTPLKVVDTIDKTASQQQQQQQHSQQQQQQQQQQQQNNSTADLNMKIASVKKVWESATPMSDGPSPAQVQQQQQQQPQQQQQSQVQVQAQQQQQQQVVGPQQAGDDGSGHMSAASFVAAVAASQHQQQHQQMPHYAVSAVHMQSHHHQQQQQQQAAAAVAAAQAQHHQQQQAQAHHQHHALSSPGPVPGGHGHGYGHGSPFDAGSLEFQQEDYPSPQQQQQAHQKTKQLQQQQHLGMSPPPSQQQQQQHSQQQQQQQAHQQQQAHQQQQQQPSFYQASPQFGVGGIPTIPSPPAVVFNSSQMPPPPPSQGGNLYAPFHSLDHSSRSPAYSAAAAAHSFPNHYAAAAAAAAAAAAGGGPFNVNVNAYAMQTPHGGSLPPTAPTPDMYSNLSSQFRLGGGPGPGPGPFGQPSSQQLSNPSNHGAVAIISSSSNSMMTSGAAKPPPSQQPIGAIGSKSAGSGGGPGPGPGPYATTQQYMNLYAGPPPQHPGQGGPPPGAHQLQSNSYYSNSAPGGPSGPQFYGGPPPQGNGGAQNYGLATAAGMYGGHQGGPPGSNGPPQSQHTMGTFNTQFMNSQLLTAASINQYRGGPTPGAAYLKGSQGQAHMQDSMGRQLKSPLSADMSLGLAKQVQSQPSPPHHKNYGAWDLQNQVLQQQQQSQQQQQQQQRQGGGGGGNGPNMNALGGRGSGAVGSGSGNGGGGGGSQVGGNGGGNGVGSVGQSGGGGQGRYPTPIQRPNNYPQHPQQQQQQQQQQQQQQQQQQQQQQQQQQREQAAAVAAAAQRAQNMRQVTGGGGGVTGSAGGGGSNTPVGPPGGNNGGNGGPGGAGGAGGAGGAAGSGPGKPYYANNASGAGGAGNRGEWHAN, encoded by the exons ATGAGTACACTGGGGGGAAGTAGGGGAGAGCGAAATGCCAAGCCCAAATTCACAGCGTTGGATATAAATCGCATGTACAAGAATAGCCGC GGCGAGTCAAGTGAACCATCTGCACAAAAGAATCAAGTGCCACGTAAACATGGAATGCAAATCTTGGGCAAAGTGCCGTCCGCTCGGCGACCACCAGCCAATCTGCCATCCCTGAAGGCCGAGACCcacaccagcagcaacaacaatctCCTAGTCTCAGTCGAAG GAGCCACATCTGGAGGATCGGGCGCAGGCGGATCAGCGGGATCAGGCGCGGCAGGAACCAACACTAGCCACAACAACACCACTGCCCACAGCGGAAGTTCAGGAGCAGGAGGCGGAGCGGGATCAGGCGGAGGAGCTGCATCGTCATCTGCTGGCGGACATCCTACCCAGCAGCAAGCTCATACCCAGcaccaccacaacaacaacatcggTCTCGGCCTGAACGCTGGAAAGTTCGTCaatagcaacaacagcagcagcaacaacaacgccggCATCTCAGGCGGCGGCAACAAGAACAGGTTAATCAACAACTCCGTTGGCAGCTCCGGCGGCGGAGGTGCAGGTGGATCGGGCGGCGGCGGCTCGTCAGGagtaggaggaggaggaggaccaGGGTCCGGATCGGGCGGACACTCAGTCAACTCGCCCAAGACATGGTCTGCAATCACCACAGGACACGAGCGCGTCTCGGGCGGTCAGCACTTTGgccgccagcagcagcaggttgTTCCCCATTACCAGAGTCCGCAATTCCAGTACGAGTTCCCCACGCTGGACGGCACAGTTGGCAGCGGCGCCGGCGGCGGTTCGGGAACGGGTGTTGGATCCGGTGCTGGAGCGGGCAAGGGCCATTATCAGAATCAGGCGCACCATGCCGGCCACCAAAACCACCACCAGCAtcagcagcaccaccagcagcatcaacagcaccaccaccagcagcaacagcaccaTCGGGACTACCACCATGGCCACGGGCGCCAGTATGGACACCACTCGCATCGCGACTACAGAGATGGCAGCGACGACGTCGGCGGCGGGTCCTCGGAGCTTGGCGAGCTCAGCCTTCGTCCGCAGAACGACACGGCCGCCTGGCTGCAGCAGCAGGAGAAGGCGGCGAAGGTGGCAGCTGCTGCGGCAGCGGACCAGGGTCTCAACCTACAGGGCCCGGTCCACCACCAGATGGGCGGTAATGGCGGGGCAGGAGGAGGTTCGGGCGGAGCTGTGCCCCTGCCCATCCTCTCGCTGATGCCATCGTTCATGCGCAGCGGTGCTCCGTTGCCCGCCACAGGAGCGACGGCGGCCAGCATCTTGGCCGGCGGATCCATGGACTCTGGTGCCCTGCCCAGCGCTCCCTACCAGAACGGCATCCTCGGTGCTCGTTCCGCCTCGCCAGCTGTGGTGGGCAGTGGCGGCTTCCGAGCAGCCACTGTCATTCCCAAGCGACCACCGACCTCCTCCTCACCCACGCAATCCGGACTGGGTATTGGAGGATCACCCACTCCACCACAATCCCAACAGCAGGCTAACGGAGGAGGCGGCGTCGGAGCCGGACGCAAAGATAAGGACTATGTGGTAGAGCCGGAGGTTGCCCAAATGCAGCGTCCCATCATTCGCGAGGAGGACTTGGAGCGCCTCAATGCCATCGCCAAGGACGATAGCTGGACCAAGCAGGACGACATTGACTACACGAAGAAACTAACATTCTCGGACGACGAGTCCACGCCGGAGGAGCATCAGGGGCAGGGTAAGCAGCACGGCTCCGCACAGCAGCAGTCGCAGGGATCCTCCTCAGTATTGGCTGGAAATGATCAACGCAAGTTGTCCGCCTCCACAACCAGTTGGCAGCGCGGCAAGGAGAGCACCGAACGCGAACAGCCGTCGGAAGTTAATCAggatcagcagcagcagcagcaacagcaacagctgcagttgcagcaacagcagcagcagcagcaagagATTCGCCAGCAGAACGGCCATCGCGGCAGCTCTGGCAATGTGGGAGCACCTGTGGCCGGTGGCATTGCCTTGGATGCCAGCGTTTATGAGCGAGTGAAGCTGCgcaaggaggaggaggagcgtCGCGAGATGGAACGCAAGCAGGCGGCGGCCAAAAAGTTGCAAGAACTAGAGATGAAGATGAATAGCAAAaaggcagcggcagcagctcTGGCGGGCGCCGAGGCTGGAGCCCTCTCATCCTCGGGCTCCACATCGCTGTCCAATGATGTGGCGCCCCCATCCGCACCACTGGGTAATGTCAGCGAAGATGAAGGTGGAGGCCAAGGAGGCGGCGCCGGACTGCACCGACGACCCCGGGGAAGCATCTCCAGTCTGGGCAGTGGCGTCACTCCCACGGGAGGAGCTGGCGGCGTTGGAGGAGGAGTATCTGCCTCCTCCTCAGCTGGCGGCGACTACGGTCAAAAGACCTTCCTCACCCATTTCCAATCAAATTTACCACCACGTTTCCagcgccagcagcagcagcaacagcagcagctgccGCGCTTGGAGAAGAGCGCCTCTGCCAGCAGCGCATTCGATAGCAATTCTCGCTACCTGCAAAAGGGTGGCGTAAGCGGTGGAGCTGGCGCAAGTGGAGGAGCACCAACAAATGCTGGCCAGGGTCGCAGCATTTCAGGCGGCTATGCGCAGCGCGGTGCCAGCGTCGTAGGAAGCGGCGGTGGCGGATACGGACGCAACCGACACGACAGCAGCAGTGCTCGCGAGGATCAGGAGCtggaacagcagcagcagcggttCACCCGCGGTCAGGACTACCGGCAGGTGCAAGCCCTGCCGCGCAGCATATCCGAGAACTCACACCGCAAGACCAGCGTATCATCGGCTGGTGATGATGTGCTGGGCGGCTCTTGCTCGTCGTGGGCAGAGCAAACGGATGCCGAGCAGAAGGTGCATCATCGCCACCGCGAGGagagcttctcctcgagccacaGCCACGATTCGGCTGTGCAAATAAAGATCCTCCAGCGACCGGCCCGTCAGCCGAGCCTCAGTGAAGAGTCTTCGACCCAGCAGAAGCAGCTGCCCGCCTCGCCGCAACAGCAGAAGACGCTGGTGACCGAACCCATGCCCACACAGATTCTGCGACGCAGCGTGGAGATAGAGAAGACAGGAGAGGAGAGAGCTGACGACAAGTCTGCCTTGGAATCGGAGGACAAGTCAAAGGCAGCATCAGCCGGTGGCAAGGTGGACGAAGATAAGTCCGGCAATAAGCGGCCGAGTCCCAGGAGCGCAGCGGCATGTGGTGGACGAGGTGGTGGTGGTCGCAGCTATACCAGCGGCAGTGGCGGATCAGCTGTCGGATCGGGCAGCAGCTACCGCGGTCAGCGAAGCGCCAGCGACTGGGGCAGCAATCGTAGCAGTGGCAGACGCTACTACGGCAGTGGTGGTGAGCAATCTGAGCACTCCGAGGACGTGGACGAGGAGTGCTACAGCAGCGGCGGaggcggagctggaggagcaGCGCGTCGCAGCCCAAAGGAAGCAGGCGGTACTGCATCCAATTCCGGTCAGGCTGCGGCCAACAAGGCGGGCTTCTCGCCCCGTGGCGAACCCTCGAGACGAGGACGCGGTGGCCTCTCTAGCGGAGGAGGCGGCGGTGGCTCCGCCTCTGGTTATCGTCGCCAGCCCGTAGGCACCGGCTCTGCCGGAGGATCGGGATCGGGTGGAGCGGGTCGTAGCTATGGCAGACTCGGCTACGAGGAATACGGCAAGCAACAGCGCACCTCAGAGTCGGACGCGGACCTGGACAAGACCAAGCAGAACCAGCTGGCACTCAGCGCCGGCCTGCACAAACCAAGCAAGGATGACAAGGATTCGTCTGCGCTTAGCGGCGAGGAGAAGGACAAGACTGCCACTCTGGCCCCCGCCCACAACACTGCCCTGCTAGCGAAGGATGAGTTGCAGAAGGACGCAGCGGGCCGCCTGCCACCGGGCCTCTCGCCAGCGGGCTCTGTGGTAGGATCCGTAACTGCCACATCCTCATCGGTCGCAGTTCCCGGCTCGGCGGACAAGAAGAAGGGTGAGTCCTGTGCCGTAGTCGGCGGCGAGAAGGTGGCGGGCAGCAAGTTGCCCGCCATTGGCGAGAAGGCCTCGCTGGGGGCCGTTGGCTCGGGTCCATCGACTAATCTCCTGCTGGATGCCGGCGCCCCGGTAAACACGATAATCTTTGAGAACTCCACGTACAAGCAGCAGGCAGCGGCCGCTGCCGTAGTGGTGACCAAGCCCGGAGCGCTCTCGGTGTCCAGTGGCGGCGCCACCATGACCGTGGACAGCCTGTCCAGTGCTCTGTCTCAGATGAGTTTCGGAGGCAAGGCGACGGCACCGGGAGCCGGTGAGGACTCGCAGGACATGAAACTGGGCTTCAGCTTCGGCGATGATCCCACCACACCCCTAAAGGTGGTGGACACGATCGATAAAACGGccagccagcagcagcaacagcaacaacactcccagcagcagcaacagcaacaacagcagcagcagcaaaacaACTCGACGGCGGATCTCAACATGAAGATAGCCAGTGTCAAGAAGGTTTGGGAATCGGCCACGCCCATGTCCGACGGCCCATCGCCGGCTCaagtgcagcagcagcagcaacagcagccgcaacagcaacagcagtcGCAGGTGCAGGTGCaggcacagcagcaacaacagcagcaggtgGTAGGACCGCAGCAGGCGGGTGACGATGGCAGTGGCCACATGAGTGCCGCCTCCTTTGTAGCCGCAGTGGCCGCCTcacagcaccagcagcagcaccagcaaaTGCCCCACTATGCGGTGTCGGCGGTGCACATGCAgagccaccaccaccaacagcagcagcaacagcaggcgGCAGCAGCGGTGGCGGCAGCGCAGGcgcagcaccaccagcagcagcaggcacAGGCGCACCATCAGCACCATGCACTCTCCTCGCCGGGCCCGGTGCCCGGTGGTCATGGCCATGGCTACGGCCATGGGTCGCCGTTCGACGCGGGATCGTTGGAGTTCCAGCAGGAGGACTACCCCAGtccccagcagcaacagcaggcgCACCAGAAGACCAAgcagttgcagcagcagcagcacctagGCATGTCTCCGCCGCccagccagcagcagcagcagcaacactcgcaacagcagcagcaacagcaggcacaccagcagcagcaggcacaccagcaacagcagcagcagccgtcATTCTACCAGGCGTCACCACAGTTTGGCGTTGGTGGCATTCCCACGATCCCCAGCCCGCCGGCCGTGGTGTTCAACTCGTCGCAgatgccgccgccgccaccgTCGCAGGGCGGCAATCTGTACGCTCCATTCCATTCGCTCGATCATTCGAGCCGTTCGCCCGCCTACTCGGCGGCGGCGGCCGCCCACAGCTTCCCGAACCATTatgcggcagcagcagcggcggcggcagcagcggcCGCGGGCGGCGGTCCCTTCAATGTTAACGTGAACGCCTATGCGATGCAGACACCGCACGGCGGCAGCCTGCCGCCCACAGCGCCCACCCCGGACATGTACTCAAACCTCTCCTCGCAGTTCCGTTTGGGCGGTGGTCCGGGTCCGGGACCGGGTCCCTTTGGCCAGCCCAGCTCCCAGCAGTTGAGCAATCCGAGCAATCACGGCGCCGTGGCCATAATCTCGTCCAGTAGCAACTCCATGATGACGTCAGGGGCGGCCAAGCCGCCGCCCAGCCAGCAGCCTATCGGAGCCATCGGTTCCAAGTCGGCGGGCAGCGGTGGCGGTCCGGGACCAGGACCCGGCCCATATGCCACCACCCAGCAGTACATGAATCTTTATGCGGGCCCACCGCCGCAGCATCCGGGACAGGGTGGTCCACCGCCGGGCGCTCATCAGCTGCAGTCGAACAGCTACTACTCGAATTCGGCGCCAGGCGGACCCAGCGGACCGCAGTTCTACGGCGGACCACCGCCGCAGGGCAATGGCGGAGCGCAGAACTATGGATTGGCCACTGCCGCCGGCATGTATGGCGGCCATCAGGGCGGACCGCCCGGCTCCAATGGACCGCCGCAGTCGCAGCATACGATGGGCACCTTTAACACGCAGTTCATGAACTCGCAGCTCCTGACGGCGGCCAGCATCAATCAGTACCGCGGCGGACCAACACCCGGAGCGGCTTATCTCAAGGGAAGCCAGGGACAGGCACACATGCAAGACTCG ATGGGTCGTCAGCTAAAGAGTCCACTGAGCGCCGACATGAGCCTCGGTCTGGCCAAGCAGGTGCAGTCGCAGCCCAGTCCGCCGCACCACAAGAACTACGGCGCG tgggatctgcagAACCAagtgctgcagcagcagcagcaatctcagcagcaacaacaacagcaacagcgtcagggcggcggcggcggtggcaaCGGGCCGAACATGAACGCCCTGGGCGGCCGAGGCAGCGGAGCCGTGGGCAGCGGTAGCGGCAATGGCGGAGGAGGCGGTGGCTCCCAAGTGGGCGGCAATGGAGGTGGCAATGGCGTCGGCAGCGTGGGCCagagcggcggcggcggtcAAGGACGCTATCCCACGCCCATTCAGCGGCCCAACAATTACCCGCAGCAtccgcagcaacagcagcagcagcagcagcaacaacagcagcaacaacagcagcagcagcagcaacaacaacagcagcagcaacgggAACAGGCAGCGGCAGTGGCGGCGGCGGCTCAGCGGGCCCAGAATATGCGACAGGTGACcggtggcggcggcggcgtgACCGGAAGTGCCGGCGGCGGTGGCAGCAACACACCTGTGGGCCCACCCGGCGGCAATAACGGTGGCAATGGCGGACCAGGAGGAGCGGGCGGCGCAGGAGGAGCAGGCGGAGCGGCGGGCTCTGGTCCCGGAAAGCCCTACTATGCGAATAACGCCTCAGGAGCTGGCGGTGCCGGCAATCGGGGTGAATGGCATGCGAACTGA